Proteins from a single region of Leuconostoc gasicomitatum LMG 18811:
- a CDS encoding LysM peptidoglycan-binding domain-containing protein: MKKYLLVTAVAASVVGGQVVEVSASTTYNVKPGDTLYVIALKNNLSVSEIKLANHLNSDTIYSGQKLILGKATSSSTTTSTKTTTKSNNTYTVKSGDTLSKIASNHNMSLSQIATLNQISNVNVLRVGQVLKIAGTSISTNQSNAKTSSPEITTSTATYTVKSGDTLSKIASSNKMTLAQLATLNKITNVNMLRVGQVLKVTRTSSAVQPVKSTTTTTAKVNTASYTVKSGDTLSKIAANHHMSLVQIAVLNKITNLNAIRIGQILKVSGTVASTSQSAPSASKPTTSTSTTYVVKSGDTLTAIANKNGVTLSNLLSWNKLSRGAIIYPDQKLTLQQVINTTTSSTTSTTTTSKPTTTTNSYKVNSGETLYGIAAKLGMNVNTLLTLNGLKLTSTIYVGQVLKISGTTTSTATPVTSEISTPVAGNISTAGLSIYQAAWLKTAVADAKIATIGTGVLPSITVAQAILESGWGQSILTSAPYYNLFGIKQGTGWQGAIVNMKTSEYVNGKWVTISAPFRAYSSQMASFQDHTKFLLTNSRYAGNGVINAKNYVNMANGLQAAGYATDPTYANRLINLVERYNLQSLD; this comes from the coding sequence ATGAAAAAATATTTGTTAGTGACTGCAGTTGCAGCATCAGTTGTGGGTGGACAGGTAGTTGAAGTTTCTGCGAGTACCACATACAATGTTAAACCCGGGGATACATTGTATGTCATTGCATTAAAAAATAATTTGAGCGTCAGTGAGATTAAATTAGCTAATCACTTGAACTCCGATACCATTTATTCTGGTCAAAAGTTAATATTAGGCAAAGCAACATCTTCTAGTACGACCACATCTACAAAAACTACGACAAAGTCGAATAATACATATACCGTTAAATCTGGTGATACCTTATCAAAAATTGCTTCAAATCATAATATGAGCCTTTCCCAAATTGCTACTTTGAATCAAATTAGCAATGTTAACGTCCTTCGTGTTGGACAAGTTCTAAAGATAGCTGGAACGAGCATTTCCACAAATCAAAGTAATGCCAAAACAAGCAGTCCGGAAATTACTACAAGTACAGCAACTTACACGGTGAAATCTGGTGATACGCTATCAAAAATTGCTAGTTCAAACAAAATGACGTTAGCACAGTTGGCCACGTTAAATAAAATAACAAATGTGAACATGCTTCGAGTTGGACAAGTATTGAAAGTAACACGAACAAGCAGTGCAGTACAACCCGTAAAGTCTACTACGACAACAACAGCTAAGGTGAATACAGCGTCATATACTGTTAAGTCAGGTGATACCCTATCCAAAATAGCTGCAAACCACCATATGAGCCTCGTTCAAATTGCGGTTTTAAACAAAATTACTAATCTCAATGCTATTCGCATTGGACAGATTTTGAAAGTTTCTGGTACTGTTGCTAGTACAAGTCAGTCAGCTCCGTCAGCTTCTAAGCCAACGACCAGCACCAGTACAACATATGTGGTTAAATCTGGAGATACGCTTACTGCAATCGCTAACAAAAATGGTGTCACACTGTCAAACTTATTATCTTGGAATAAATTATCACGTGGAGCCATTATTTATCCTGATCAAAAGTTAACTTTGCAACAAGTTATAAATACAACGACATCAAGTACGACAAGCACAACAACAACTTCAAAGCCAACCACAACCACGAATAGTTACAAGGTTAACTCTGGAGAAACCTTGTATGGCATCGCTGCAAAATTAGGCATGAACGTTAATACGTTATTGACTTTAAATGGTTTGAAGTTGACAAGTACAATTTACGTTGGGCAAGTGTTGAAAATTTCTGGGACAACGACATCAACGGCGACTCCTGTTACATCTGAGATATCAACACCAGTAGCGGGGAATATCTCGACGGCTGGATTGAGTATCTATCAAGCTGCTTGGCTGAAAACAGCTGTGGCAGATGCAAAAATTGCGACAATTGGGACAGGCGTTTTACCTTCTATCACTGTCGCTCAAGCCATTCTTGAAAGTGGTTGGGGACAATCAATTTTAACTTCAGCACCTTACTATAACTTGTTTGGCATTAAACAGGGAACTGGTTGGCAAGGCGCAATTGTTAATATGAAAACTTCTGAGTATGTAAACGGTAAGTGGGTGACGATCTCGGCACCATTCAGAGCTTATAGTTCACAGATGGCTTCATTTCAGGATCATACGAAATTCTTATTGACGAATAGTCGCTATGCTGGCAATGGTGTCATTAATGCAAAAAATTATGTGAATATGGCGAATGGTTTACAGGCAGCTGGATATGCGACTGATCCAACCTATGCTAATAGGCTCATTAATTTAGTTGAGCGATATAATTTGCAATCATTAGATTAG